A DNA window from Mucilaginibacter xinganensis contains the following coding sequences:
- a CDS encoding alpha-L-fucosidase yields the protein MLKKLQLALLLIILSQATFAQKQIGNETDAQKQKRMEWWADSRFGMFIHWGLYSGAARHEWVKHNEKIDNAGYQKYFDQFNPDLFEPKKWAHAAKAAGMKYAVLTTKHHEGFCLFDSKYTDYKAPNTGAKRDLVREYVNAYRAEGLKVGFYYSLLDWHHPDYTIDDIHPQSPKDKSDASYAALNKGRDMAKYRQYMRNQITELLTNYGKIDILWLDFSFPQKNGHGKGKDDWGSVELLKLIRKLQPGIIVDNRLNLEEYKDGADFETPEQVSTAELAKYRGKTWETCQTFSGSWGYYRDENTWKTHRQLLDLLITSVSNGGNLILNVGPTARGEFDYRATRALDSLASWMHANSKAIYNCTFAPDSYKIPENDKLTYNAKTKRLYVHLYDYPAGGTITLSGYAGKIKYAAFLNDASELLYKPSATNPDDLVLTLPAKKPDFEIPVVELTLQ from the coding sequence ATGCTAAAAAAACTACAACTCGCGCTGTTGCTGATTATCCTTAGCCAGGCAACTTTTGCGCAAAAACAGATCGGAAACGAAACGGATGCACAAAAACAAAAACGGATGGAATGGTGGGCCGACAGCCGTTTTGGGATGTTTATCCACTGGGGACTGTATAGTGGTGCTGCCCGTCACGAGTGGGTGAAACATAACGAGAAGATTGACAATGCCGGCTATCAAAAGTATTTTGACCAGTTTAACCCCGACCTGTTTGAGCCAAAAAAATGGGCGCATGCCGCCAAAGCAGCCGGGATGAAATACGCGGTGCTTACCACCAAACATCATGAAGGGTTTTGCCTGTTCGACTCTAAATATACCGATTACAAAGCACCAAATACGGGTGCCAAACGCGACCTGGTGCGTGAATATGTGAATGCTTACCGCGCCGAGGGACTAAAGGTGGGTTTCTACTACTCGCTGCTAGACTGGCACCACCCCGATTATACTATTGACGACATCCATCCACAGTCGCCAAAAGATAAAAGCGATGCTAGCTATGCTGCACTGAATAAGGGCCGCGATATGGCTAAATACAGGCAATATATGCGCAACCAGATCACCGAGCTTTTAACCAATTACGGTAAGATTGATATTTTATGGCTGGATTTTTCCTTCCCGCAGAAAAACGGGCATGGTAAAGGAAAAGACGACTGGGGATCGGTTGAATTGCTGAAACTGATCCGTAAACTGCAGCCGGGGATTATTGTTGACAACCGGCTTAACCTGGAAGAATATAAGGACGGAGCAGATTTTGAAACCCCCGAACAAGTGAGCACCGCCGAACTGGCTAAATACCGCGGTAAAACCTGGGAAACTTGCCAAACGTTCTCCGGTTCATGGGGTTACTATCGCGATGAAAATACATGGAAAACCCATCGCCAGCTGCTGGATCTGCTGATTACTTCGGTAAGTAACGGCGGCAACCTGATCTTGAATGTTGGGCCAACCGCCCGGGGCGAGTTTGACTACCGCGCCACCCGCGCGCTTGATAGCCTTGCCTCCTGGATGCATGCCAACAGCAAAGCAATTTACAATTGCACCTTCGCACCTGACTCCTACAAAATTCCCGAAAATGATAAACTGACCTACAACGCAAAAACCAAACGGCTATATGTACATTTGTATGATTACCCCGCAGGTGGTACTATAACTTTATCGGGCTACGCCGGTAAAATAAAGTATGCGGCTTTTTTAAATGATGCTTCGGAGTTATTATACAAACCATCGGCAACAAACCCGGATGACCTTGTGTTAACACTGCCGGCTAAAAAGCCTGATTTTGAGATTCCGGTAGTGGAACTTACCCTGCAATAA